The window CTCAGTTTTTCTCTCAAGTTTGAGTCTTTAATGTTCAAGTCTAATATTCAAGTCCAGTCCTtttaaaatgtgtcaaatgactctatttataacaagactcttgtcttgaatccccaacccgaaatattcttccaattgcatgctttgtccccactatttaatattttctttattttaaactcttgtcccccatgcttaacataaataattacattattctcAACCCACTACATTATGtattgtcccccactatattaaacaattatatcaaccccaacccattacatcttgtcccccatgcttaacataaataattacattattcccaccccactacattatgtcttgtcccccattatattaaataattatatcaaccccacctcattacatcttgtcctccatgcttAACTTAAATAATGGTTCAAATGTTTAATtctaaaaatacccctccgaccttactgcaattaccattttacccctgaacatactgcaatttaccaaactaccccatcagctataaccaatcacctaatcaatctcaaccaaaatacagcaaatatgaccaatttctaaacaaatttcaacaacaaatctcatgaacacagatgaatcatACAATTTCAAATTAAcgggaataagttaaccatattgggaaccaatccgggttaacttagacaaaaaatgaatgagcaaagagacaacaatatcaCCAACAAAAATAAACTGAAACATGAATCACAATTAACGGAAATGATGCAAACTGAAATCATACCATGAACAACAAAAAGCAGGAATTATTTTGACAAAACAAATTTTTAACAATAATCCTACTTTCAgatttaacaaaaataagaaattgatcATAACAAACAAATAGATTCAAACTAAACTAAACACtcacttgaaaaattcaaaaagcagcaaactttaaaaaaaaatgcatGAACACAAATTTTCTCCAATACAAACAAAGAACCTGGGTTCGAATGGCAACCTCGACGCGCTGTAACTCGACGAACTCGATCTGTGTATGAACTGTTTCGACAAAccccgaccaaagctcgaacaaacgagATGGTTGAGTCTCGTTGTTGGACTGGACTGAAAACAGATGGTTGAGTCTCATTTTTTTTGGACTGGGGGCGCCGGAAAAAGGGTGAAGCAGCAGCAacgatcttgaagaagaagcaacCAACGTgatcttggagaagaagaagcaaccaaCGTgatcttggagaagaagaagcacaGGCAGCAGCAACGGACAGAGAAGAACGCAGCAACAACAGTGAcgaatggagaagaagaagcaagaaCAATCAGCCATGGCCGAACTTTGAGCTCGCCAGGGAGAAACGAAGACGCAGCGATCGTGACGGACTGAATGTTGCTGCGTTTGGAGCGTCGAAACTGAACGTAGCAGCAGCTCacgtccatggctggagctcgacGGGGCAGCAGGAGTTTGGTTGTTCGTGGCTTGGGTGGTGCGATGACGATGGCGGATCTGCTGGTCGCCATTGATGAGCTCCATTGACGAGCTCCGATGACGAAGATGAGGCAGCAGTCATGGCTGCTTGGAGGTGTGTGTGCGTGGTGTGTGCTATGTGTGTTGGAGGTGTGAGGAACGGGGGGGAAgggcagcagccatggctgccatgggaggggagcttggggtgttttttggagaagaagaaaatgaggaagggggggggggatggTTAGTGTTAggtttagtttttaggtttttttttttgttttgttttgtgaagTGTAAGGTAGGAAGAtaagggtgttgggtatttgggttatggggcagaccgggtcgacccgtgttgaaatggaccgggtcatggggaaggttgggtattttttgggcttgtggcttgaatttgaagaagagcccaattccggtttctttatatttttgctctcttttcttcttttatttttctaaaactaaattctaaaaatcctcaAATTATTaataagttataaaagcgcaaattaactcccgataataattaacgcacaattaagtaataattaagcataaaattgtacatatgaacattaaatgctaaaaatgcaaaagatgcctattttttgtaattttcaatttttgtaaaacaaacttaattaccaacaattgtagaattaaatactacatgcaaaatgcgacatatttttgtattttttattaatttaacaaataaatatgcacagacaaatacaaataattatccaaaaatgtcacaaaaattctcaaaattacacagcaaggaaaatcgttttattttgaatttttgggagtaattctttcatagagaaaaaatcacgtgcttacacttacTATCGCACCCATTACTCTTTTGAAATTATAAGTTCAaaccaaattttttaaaaatagtaattttcttatatatattaCTCAATATCGAAAATGGTGAGATTAATTAAGCCTTGATTTATATGCTACATTATCATCTACTACTAATTTTAATATGCACATCTATTTAATTATACACTCCTTCCGTCCTAACTTATGTGACACTATTTGACTCGATATAGAgtttaagttataaatatttgTATGGATGTAACTCAATTTATTAAGGGTAATTAggtattttaaagttaaattatttttaaataaaaaagtaTAATAGTCGTATTTGGACGAACTAAAAACGCATGACACATAAATTAGGACTAgagggagtaatattttaagatgaaaaaagaagaataagaatTTTAATGTGTTAGTCTTgaaaatttggaaagaaaaaattaaaccaaaaaaatacttaattaatACACAATAAGTGAAACCATACGTGCCCATTTTCCGTGGAGGTGCCTAATTCTAGCAAAAAAAGAAAGGTAAAAAATAATAAGATTGACATAAGATTTGAACTCTCAACCTCTCTTAGAGAGGTGTGCCCAATAACTAATGCATCGTAATATAATTTGAGCTTGAGCACAcacaattataatttttttaagaaaaaatataacACTATTATAAATATAGGGAAGGGAGCATGCGTTCACATGCCCCTGAAAGCCCTGGATACGCCCCTAGGTATTAGGATACTAATTCTGATATTAAATTTAGGGTTACATTTATTCATCTTTTTGTCATTGCTAATAGTTAATatcaatataaattttatacgaaaattttggttttaattaacTATTCCGTGTAGAAAGCGGGAATAGTCATGACTATAACCAGTGTTTTAAAAAACGTTTTCGAGGCGAGCCCCGAGACGAGCcatggggcgaaagtctcaagagatGTACACCCAGCAATTCGGGGCGTATGTCCGGAAGTTTGAGGCGCACTTTTATAGTGAGGCGTAAATCCCAgaaactttttcaaattaaaataaaatttgttgaataagtcctcatataatacccaaaattctcaaaagttttaaaaagaaattgaaatgtattaaatttaaaaatcaaGACCTTTTTCATTGATTGGAGCCTTAATTTATGGTCTTTTctaattctttatcttgtccgttagtctgctaatatcttccaaaagcaacgaatattcaatttttttgtacaaatacaaagagaacttcaTTATCCTTCATAATAGCAAGTTCAAAGTTTAAATTGCAGCTTAgtcattattttttttcttccatatagaaaactttactcttttcgactcaagttatttgtgcttgtaagtagcgtataataaattgttttgactagttttttgtggggatgaagcgcgcgcgcgcgcgcacacacacacacacatatatttatatattttttaaatttttataccattttacctatttataaatatttaatgtaattatattactttataaaatattaaaaattaaatatctatggaGCTTACGCCGCGTATCTGAGGTttacgcctcgctgaggcatatgtaaaatgtCTCGCCTTACACCCACACTTTTGAAAACATTGGCTATAACCAAAATAACAAAATACTAGTAACCGAATTAAATTCTTAAGAAGTAGCTAGCCTGTATGATTAATAGCCCgattggccaagctgcaaaaatcaacttattttgagaaatgtttttttttaaaagtgtttttctcaaaagtacttttggtgagaaacagtttgtgtttgactaattagtttgaaaagcacttatgagcagtaattagtgtttggccaagttttaaaaaactgcttatagttgtatttttctcaaaagtgcttctcaaaaaagtgcttttagagagaaactacttttttctacttctctAAAACTGCTTatacttctcctcaaaagcactttttttccttccaaaatcttggccaaacacctcaatttttggccaaaagtgctttttggcaaaaaaaaaaaaaaaaaaaaaaaaacccttttCCAGCCTATCTTCTCTTTTTATACACAAATCTACCGATTAAGCATTTTCTTGAAGAAGCTGCCTTTTCAATTCCCTCTGCCAAGTAGGATCCCCCTTTCTTTCTTGCTGGTCAATCAAACCCAACCCCGTACGGCTACAAATTGCAAAAACAAGTTCATTTTTAAAATCTTGGTATTCAAAGCTTATATATAAGCACCATCTATTAACTTCCAAGGTCATTTCCTTAGATTTATGCGACATGGGTAATTCTAAAATTAAGCAGAACTCGTCAGTTTCTGATTATCTTCTCTTTGTGTTCCTCTTCTCATGTCTATTAGTAGTAATAATTCCCAAAGCAGCGGCACAGCCACAAAATAATCAAAGTGAGTTTCAATATGCAAAGCTCAATCCACCTCTGGCAATTATCATAATTGTTCTAATTGCAGCGCTCTTTTTCATGGCCGCTTTCTCTGTTTACATCCGACACTGTACTCAGTCCTCTACTAGCGGCAGCGTTCGGCGAGCTCTGTCTATGCGCCGCCGTGCTGCAGCGGCGCGTGGACTTGATGCAGCCATTATTGAGACTTTTCCGACCTTTACATATGCTGAAGTGAAGGATCACCATATTGGTAAAGGAGCTTTGGAGTGTGCTGTTTGCTTAAACGAGTTTGAAGATGATGAAACGCTGCGTTTAATTCCTAAGTGCGATCACGTTTTTCACCCGGAATGTATTGATGCTTGGCTTCAATCTCATGATACTTGCCCGGTTTGCCGAGCTAACCTCGCCCCTCAACCCGGTGAATCGCCGGCCCAAGTTTCCGAGTTGAACCAAGAGGGTCAACAACAACCGGGGACTGAGCTTCAACAGCAAAACGAAGAAGTTTCGATACGCATAGAGGGCGACGAAGAACAACGAGAACCGGTtcagcagcaacaacaagaaggtTCAGTTAGATCGAGAGTGAAGCGGAATTTGAGCTTCAACGTGCAGAACCGGGTTCAGAAGCAAGAAGAAGGGGGTTCAACTAAACCGGGAGTAAAGAGAAACTTGAGTTTCAACATGCCGATTCTTTCACCAAGATCATTTTCCATGAAGCCAAGGATATTTAGCAAGTTCAGGTCACATTCAACCGGCCACTCACTAGTACTACCGGGTGAGAATTTGGACCGGTACACCCTAAGGTTACCAGAGGGGATTCGTAAGGAGGTAATGAACCGGGCATTATTGAACCGGGCTAAGAGCTTTGGAGTTGCCTTACCAAGAAACGGAAGTTCAAGAAAAGGGTACAGAACCGGTACTGGAGAGGGAAGCAGCAGGGGTGCTAGATCTAACAGACGGATCGATCGGTCCGAACCGGAAGGACATTCGGACCGGTGGGTTTTCACTATTGCACCACCATTCATTTCTAGAGGTTCatcaataaaatcaccaaaagTTGGAGCTGAAACCGGTGAGGGTTCCACCTCTGGAAGTGTGAAAAACGCCGTCAAATTACCGTCGTTTAAATGCTTGGAACCAAAAGGTGATGAAACCTCTTTGATGTCTGCTGACTCGGCTCGACCTCCGGTTTAGTAAATCTTCAATCCGGTTCGAGATAACCGTTTTTGGAGACGCGTCTGGCGacttttcgtgtgctataaaAGAGGACCGTCTTTCTCATGATAGGTTGGGCCCCACCTTGAAAATTAAGGCAAGTCAAGGTATAAATGTATATTAGCCCAAAGTTGACTTTCAATTTTACAGGTTTAGTAGAAAAACatttttgttactattttttttataaaataaaaaatcttcaaattttttctatatttattttaagttttgtgCATATCTATAGTTGCTGTAATAAAAAAAAGTctcatgtattttattttatttttttcctgaTTGGACGATGTCCTCTAGTGATGTAAGTACGTGTATTTCTTTTTGTTAATTTCATTGtccaatccaaaaaaaaaaaaaaatcaaaacggAAAAGAGTACGAAATTGCTTTCGTTATTCTTTATCTTTGTTAGTCAAGATGATGGGGGTTTGATATTGATTTTTTGTGATAAGTAAAGAATGGTTCGATTTCAAAGAAGGATTATGATTAATTAGATGGAAGTGCTAGAGGATTCTGATCCATTTTAATAATGTCACTGGTAGAGATGTAACTAGGATTTAAAGTTTGTGGGTTCTAAACTTGACATCGAACCCATGACATGTTTTAATTATTGGGTTCgcaattatatacaaatttaataaattttctaatatAAATATAAGATATACACAAAATCTAATGGGTTCGGCAAAACCCGTAAAGGACACCCTACCTCAGCCCTTGATTACTGGTCTTAAGCTAATTTAGTACTATTTAGAATGAACCTTTCCGTAACTCTAACGGTGGTCTAACAAAGCTCTGTGGCCACAGATCTGGGAGAATTAGGCGTAGGACATTGATTTCGTACGTAACTGATCTCGACAACTAAGTTTAGTTTATCAGTTAATGTATCAAAagacttttttttctctttattctcGAGTTAATGGTCAGTTAGTGAGTTTATTGCGATGTAGGCATGTTATCATAGTTAGGTGGTTAAATTGAATTTGAGAACATTCTTTTTAAATGTTAAGTATATAATTTTAATGTATTTCCAGTATTTTCCATATTTAATAGTATAGTTTTAGTGGGATACATGCAACGTCAATCTATAACGAATAAATACACTTTTCAATCAAAACAATCTTTTAATACCATTTTCTCTTGCCCATACTGTCTCTGCAACAAAAgaaattctattttttacttAACCATTGATGTAAgacaagatttcttccaaaataaGATCTATATGCCTATCATCACTGGTTTTCACTAAAGTTAAAAGCCAATTCACCACCAAGCTTTAATGTTCATATTGTTTTAATAATCTTTTTGTTCAAACAAAGTTGGAACAGAAAAGAACGTGCAAAGATTTCCTTTTGCCACTTCGATTTTATCGGTGAGCTACCAAAATATCCTTATTTGTCAAACTTCATAGcaaagtcacaaaatccaaaaCAATAATTCATGTATTTGTGGTCCTAAAAGCTACTCTAGAGGTTTTGCATAAGACAAGTGTTCACCTTGAAGTATCGTTATCAGCTAATTAGTTACCAAACAAGGTTAGTGCTTCCTAACCTTGTATTCTTTTCTACTTCCGTGTACTTTAATTTATTAGTTTATCATGTCATAATAATTTGCGGTGATAGGTGAGAATTGCAACTATATCTTATATTACATGTAtaatctatattaaacaattggTATGAGCATACTAAATGTCACCCGTGAAGCTGGAATCTAAGCATATATAATATGAGTATTAATATGTTATTCTAGTATTCAACAGAGTGCAACCCATAAAAATTTAACTGCActcaa of the Nicotiana tabacum cultivar K326 chromosome 7, ASM71507v2, whole genome shotgun sequence genome contains:
- the LOC142161851 gene encoding E3 ubiquitin-protein ligase ATL31-like, with the translated sequence MGNSKIKQNSSVSDYLLFVFLFSCLLVVIIPKAAAQPQNNQSEFQYAKLNPPLAIIIIVLIAALFFMAAFSVYIRHCTQSSTSGSVRRALSMRRRAAAARGLDAAIIETFPTFTYAEVKDHHIGKGALECAVCLNEFEDDETLRLIPKCDHVFHPECIDAWLQSHDTCPVCRANLAPQPGESPAQVSELNQEGQQQPGTELQQQNEEVSIRIEGDEEQREPVQQQQQEGSVRSRVKRNLSFNVQNRVQKQEEGGSTKPGVKRNLSFNMPILSPRSFSMKPRIFSKFRSHSTGHSLVLPGENLDRYTLRLPEGIRKEVMNRALLNRAKSFGVALPRNGSSRKGYRTGTGEGSSRGARSNRRIDRSEPEGHSDRWVFTIAPPFISRGSSIKSPKVGAETGEGSTSGSVKNAVKLPSFKCLEPKGDETSLMSADSARPPV